In Peptostreptococcus equinus, the DNA window TAACTTCCCTTATAATTTTCATTGTCTATGGCTAGAATAACTTTTCCGCCATCTACAATAAATCTCCAAGGTTGCATATTTAATGATGATGGTGCCATTCTAGCATATGAAAATGCTTCAAATAGAGCTCTCTCTTCTAATACATCAACTGTTGCTGCATTTCCCCAATGATCTATATACACCATTTCTTCTACTGATATTCTAGCTGAACCATCTTTGTTTATGTTCATATCAGTTTTTGAATAGTTATCTCCTGTTTTAGCTGAATTTTCTATGTTTTTTAGATTTTCTGCATATCCTAAAGCTATTAAAGCTACTACTTCTTTATCTGTTACTAGTCCTAAAGCTTCTTTTACAGCAGCTTGATCTTTATATGAAATCCAGCATGAATCTACACCTAAATCTCTAGCCTTTAGTATGGTTCTTTCACCCACATAACCAGCATTCTCTATATGATGTGGCTTGTCTTCTGATAATAACACTAAATAATTTGGCGCTTCTATCATTACACCCTGATAGCCAGCTACTCCATATAATCTCTTATAGTTGTCGTTTCCTGGGAAAAATTTTGGTTCAATCTCAATTGTTGGAACTAATTTCTTACATTCACATATAAACTTTTCAAGTTCAAGTAACGCGTTTGTTTCAACTGGTGTGTCCTTAAAATGTCTTACAGACTTTCCATCCATTATTAATGACTTATAATTCATGGTCATACCTCCAATTTATATTGTTGTTTTGTATTTTTCTGGATAAACTCAATAGCTTTTTCTTCTCATTTGATTCAGGATGTTCCATAACATAATCCAAAATACTATCTAATATATAGCCTATTTCTGCCCCCTGAGCGATATTATTCTCGATTATATCTCTTCCATTTATACTAAGTTGAGAAACAGAAAAACATTCTCCTCTTAATATTATATCATTAATTGCTTGAAAACAGAATGTTGGATTTTCAAATTTTTCAATAAATTTTGCAAATAGTGCACATTTTACTAAGTCCACGTCTTGCATATAGTTGAGTATTTTTTTTAATATCATTTTATATTTAACTTTTTCCAGATTATCATTTAATAATAATTCAGTTTCTTTATTATTAAGTATATAAAATATTTTTTCAGTTTTTTCTATATTTTTGTTAGAATATCTAAGTTTTTTTAGTATTTCATGTAGTTTTTCATATTCTACACCTTTGAATATCAATGCTCTTTTCATAGCCATAAAATTTTTTTGATCCAATTTACTCAAATCTGCATTATATTTAAAAAACTGTTTAAGCCCCAAAGATTCTATTGTTCTCTGTGTATTTTCTTTTATATCAATATTATTCATAAAATATAAAGCAATCTCGTGTATTTTCTTTGATTGATTTATAGAATCATCATTAGGTATATATCCTGAAAAAATAAATTCTGACATAGAATACCTATTTAATAACTTTATTTTTTCAGGGTCAAACTCAATTATTTTCTCCAATTCTAAATTTATTCTTTCTATAGATATGTTTTTAATGTTTTTAGCATTTTTCTCTATTGATTTAAATGTTGTATCATCGATTGTAAATCCTAGTTTTGCAGAAAATCTTATGGCTCTTATTATCCTCAATGCATCTTCATTAAATCTCTTATCCGGATTTCCAACGCATGAAATTATTTTATTTTTTATATCTTCAATTCCATTAAACTCATCAATTAAACCACTAATATTATTGTAGGCAAGTGCATTTATAGTAAAATCTCTTCTGGATAAATCATCCTTCAAAGAATTACTAAACTCTACATTTTCTGGTCTACGATAATCCAAATATTTGCCATCTATTCTATATGTAGTCAGTTCAAATAGGTCACTATCGATTAATACGCTTACTGTACCATGTTGCACTCCTGTTGGAACAGTCTTTTCAAATATAACTATTATATCTTCTGGTAGAGCATTTGTAGTAATATCCCAGTCGTTGGGTTTTTTATCCATTATTATATCTCTTACGCAACCACCAACAATATAAGCTT includes these proteins:
- a CDS encoding nitroreductase family protein, with the translated sequence MNYKSLIMDGKSVRHFKDTPVETNALLELEKFICECKKLVPTIEIEPKFFPGNDNYKRLYGVAGYQGVMIEAPNYLVLLSEDKPHHIENAGYVGERTILKARDLGVDSCWISYKDQAAVKEALGLVTDKEVVALIALGYAENLKNIENSAKTGDNYSKTDMNINKDGSARISVEEMVYIDHWGNAATVDVLEERALFEAFSYARMAPSSLNMQPWRFIVDGGKVILAIDNENYKGSYNNKIDAGIVMLYFGVILDVTMFDSKWGFGELEKSYGIPSNYTVVGYCNI
- a CDS encoding CCA tRNA nucleotidyltransferase; its protein translation is MEKDLRVFDKEILEKKLKDNIDIKAVSIIDRLHKHGFEAYIVGGCVRDIIMDKKPNDWDITTNALPEDIIVIFEKTVPTGVQHGTVSVLIDSDLFELTTYRIDGKYLDYRRPENVEFSNSLKDDLSRRDFTINALAYNNISGLIDEFNGIEDIKNKIISCVGNPDKRFNEDALRIIRAIRFSAKLGFTIDDTTFKSIEKNAKNIKNISIERINLELEKIIEFDPEKIKLLNRYSMSEFIFSGYIPNDDSINQSKKIHEIALYFMNNIDIKENTQRTIESLGLKQFFKYNADLSKLDQKNFMAMKRALIFKGVEYEKLHEILKKLRYSNKNIEKTEKIFYILNNKETELLLNDNLEKVKYKMILKKILNYMQDVDLVKCALFAKFIEKFENPTFCFQAINDIILRGECFSVSQLSINGRDIIENNIAQGAEIGYILDSILDYVMEHPESNEKKKLLSLSRKIQNNNINWRYDHEL